A genomic window from Lotus japonicus ecotype B-129 chromosome 1, LjGifu_v1.2 includes:
- the LOC130734919 gene encoding uncharacterized protein LOC130734919 has protein sequence MPFGLKNAGATYQRLMDRVFQGLVGRNMEVYVDDMIVKSVFGSNHHKDLMEAFGRIRKHNMRLNPEKCSFGIRGGKFLGFMITSRGIKINPDKCKAIQEMKSPSNVKEVQRLTGRIATLSRFLPHSGDKSAPFFKFLKKNAAFELNSECEEAFTRLKEMLSAPLVLSKLVQGLPLHLYFSVGDHAISSVILQEVDGEKRGKVGAQTLADFVVELTPEKGENVSTQWILFVDGSSNDNGSGAGVTLQGPGELVLEQSLRFQFKTSNNQAEYEALIAGLKLAIEVQIDSLLVRTDSLLVASQVNGEFQVKEPALIKYVERVRLLIGRLQQVVVEFVPRAQNQRADALAKLASTRKPGNNRSVIQETLANPSIEEDLVASVDRHETWMNPIIDILAGEPSDVVKYSKAQRREAVHYTLLDGILFRRGFSSPLLRCLPPEKYEVVMTEVHEGVCASHIGGRSLACKVLRAGFY, from the coding sequence ATGCCTTTCGGATTAAAGAATGCGGGGGCGACGTATCAgcggttgatggatagggtgttTCAAGGACTGGTaggaaggaacatggaggtaTACGTTGACGATATGATCGTTAAATCGGTTTTCGGATCGAACCATCATAAGGATTTGATGGAGGCCTTCGGTAGGATTCGGAAGCATAACATGAGGCTTAATCCGGAAAAATGTTCTTTCGGCATACGGGGCGGgaagtttttaggcttcatgattacaTCCAGAGGAATCAAAATTAATCCAGATAAGTGTAAGGCAATCcaggagatgaaaagcccaagcAATGTGAAGGAGGTGCAGAGACTAACCGGGCGGATCGCGACCTTATCCCGTTTTCTCCCTCACTCGGGCGACAAGTCAGCCCCATTCTTCAAATTCCTCAAGAAGAATGCGGCATTTGAGTTGAATTCAGAGTGCGAGGAGGCCTTCACCCGCCTCAAGGAGATGTTGTCCGCCCCACTAGTCCTTTCGAAACTTGTCCAAGGCCTTCCTTTGCATTTGTACTTCTCTGTCGGTGATCACGCAATAAGCTCGGTGATCCTTCAGGAGGTAGATGGAGAGAAAAGGGGGAAGGTCGGTGCACAGACCTTAgcggattttgtggtggaattgacGCCAGAAAAAGGGGAAAATGTGAGCACGCAATGGATATTGTTTGTCGATGGGTCGTCGAACGACAACGGAAGCGGGGCTGGGGTCACTTTGCAGGGGCCCGGGGAGTTGGTGTTGGAACAGTCCCTCAGGTTCCAGTTCAAAACCAGCAATAACCAAGCAGAATACGAGGCTCTTATTGCGGGCTTAAAACTGGCAATTGAGGTGCAAATCGACAGTCTGCTGGTAAGAACGGACTCGCTGCTAGTGGCAAGCCAAGTCAATGGGGAGTTTCAAGTAAAGGAGCCGGCCTTGATAAAGTATGTGGAGCGCGTGCGGCTGCTCATCGGTCGTTTGCAACAGGTGGTAGTTGAGTTCGTGCCGAGGGCACAAAACCAAAGGGCGGACGCCCTAGCGAAGCTAGCAAGCACTAGGAAGCCTGGCAACAACCGGAGTGTGATTCAAGAGACGCTCGCCAATCCCAGCATAGAGGAGGATTTGGTGGCTTCGGTTGATCGCCATGAAACTTGGATGAACCCCATCATCGATATTCTGGCGGGAGAACCAAGTGACGTGGTAAAATACTCAAAGGCGCAAAGGAGGGAGGCGGTGCACTACACGCTACTCGACGGGATACTCTTTCGGCGGGGATTTAGTTCACCCCTCCTAAGATGTCTTCCACCTGAGAAATACGAGGTTGTTATGACGGAGGTTCATGAGGGAGTTtgtgcaagccacattggaGGAAGGTCGCTGGCGTGCAAAGTCCTCAGAGCGGGTTTCTATTAG
- the LOC130734935 gene encoding uncharacterized protein LOC130734935 encodes MTWIEFKRVFLEKYFPEDVKARKEVEFLELKQGNMTIGQYAAKFEELAQFHPSYRDAANENSKCIKFENGLRPDIKAAIGYQQIRNFYTLVDKCRIFENDDKQRKEYLKTLGPQKNFRGGIDKKKPFQKAFRSQSSSSSEKNKILRYQPQNPPRCYNCGGNHYRYEFSHTQAVCYRCKQPGHVSINCPNPKVESSNNERGGAGNRNNNNNNKGKKENNKAPARGRVFTLTGADLEPTEDLIQGTCFMNGIPLVVLYDSGATHSFIAVNLVKRLRLATQSLVRKLIVSTPTGDTVSTTFLCKDCPLVIQDRNFVVSLVCLPLSQIDIIMGMDWLSANHVLLDCHRKIIIFGSDPPHDGRFISANNVNTSVKQGEQVYMLLCSLKGEAEHPTQRIPVVEEFPDVFPDDIPGLPPEREVEFAIDLIPGTGPISITPYRMSPLELAEVKRQIEELLEKQFIRPSVSPWGAPVLLVKKKDDSMRMCVDYRQLNKVTIKNRYPLPRIDDLLDQLQGASVFSKIDLRSGYHQIRVKAEDIQKTAFRTRYGHYEYLVMPFGVTNAPAIFMDYMNRIFHPFLGKFVIVFIDDILVYSKTKEEHVEHLRAVLQILKEKQLYDKLSKCEFWLDRVNFLGHVVIAEGISVDPSKVEAVLKW; translated from the coding sequence ATGACTTGGATAGAGTTTAAAAGAGTATTTCTGGAGAAATACTTCCCTGAAGACGTCAAGGCCCGAAAggaagttgaatttttggagcTGAAACAGGGAAATATGACTATTGGGCAATATGCAGCTAAATTCGAGGAACTGGCTCAATTTCATCCCTCGTACCGCGATGCTGCAAATGAAAACTCCAAATGTATTAAGTTTGAAAACGGATTGAGGCCAGACATCAAAGCTGCCATTGGGTACCAGCAGATTCGAAATTTTTATACGTTGGTAGACAAATGCCGCATATTCGAGAATGACGACAAACAGAGAAAGGAGTACCTTAAAACCCTCGGCCCTCAGAAGAACTTTCGAGGAGGAATTGATAAAAAGAAACCATTCCAGAAAGCCTTCCGATCGCAAAGTTCTTCTTCTAGTGAGAAAAACAAAATCCTGAGATACCAGCCGCAAAATCCTCCCCGATGTTATAATTGTGGAGGAAACCATTACCGGTATGAATTTTCTCACACCCAAGCCGTATGTTACCGGTGCAAACAGCCAGGGCATGTCAGTATAAATTGCCCAAATCCTAAAGTGGAGTCTTCCAACAATGAACGTGGAGGAGCTGGCAAtcgcaacaacaacaataacaacaaaggGAAGAAGGAGAACAACAAGGCGCCTGCCCGAGGACGCGTCTTCACTCTGACTGGAGCAGACCTAGAACCAACCGAAGATCTGATTCAAGGTACATGTTTTATGAATGGCATTCCTTTAGTTGTTTTGTATGATTCTGGTGCTACCCATTCTTTCATTGCTGTTAATCTCGTGAAACGATTGCGTTTGGCCACGCAATCCTTAGTTCGTAAACTCATAGTATCAACCCCTACTGGAGATACTGTGAGTACTACCTTCCTTTGTAAAGACTGTCCACTTGTAATTCAGGACAGAAATTTTGTGGTAAGCCTTGTTTGCTTACCACTGTCCCAAATCGACATAATCATGGGAATGGATTGGCTTTCGGCCAATCATGTCCTTCTGGATTGCCATCGTAAAATTATAATCTTCGGATCAGATCCCCCACATGATGGCAGATTTATTTCTGCTAACAACGTTAACACCTCGGTAAAGCAAGGCGAACAAGTCTATATGTTATTGTGCTCACTGAAAGGAGAGGCGGAACATCCGACGCAGCGCATACCTGTTGTGGAGGAGTTTCCGGATGTATTCCCTGATGACATTCCCGGATTACCTCCAGAGAGGGAAGTAGAGTTCGCTATTGACTTGATTCCTGGTACAGGGCCGATATCCATAACACCCTATAGGATGTCCCCTCTAGAGTTAGCTGAAGTAAAGAGGCAAATCGAGGAGTTGCTAGAAAAGCAATTTATCCGCCCCAGTGTGTCACCATGGGGTGCACCGGTGTTGTTAGTAAAGAAGAAAGACGACAGTATGAGGATGTGTGTTGATTACCGTCAACTAAACAAGGTGACAATAAAGAATCGGTATCCTCTCCCTAGGATAGATGACCTCCTAGATCAGTTGCAAGGAGCCTCGGTGTTCTCGAAGATCGATTTAAGGTCGGGATATCATCAAATTCGTGTAAAGGCGGAAGATATTCAGAAGACTGCCTTTCGCACACGATATGGTCATTATGAGTATTTAGTCATGCCTTTTGGAGTGACTAATGCTCCGGCcatattcatggactacatgaatcgAATCTTCCACCCGTTCTTGGGCAAGTTTGTCATTGTTTTTATCGATGACATACTTGTATATTCGAAAACAAAGGAGGAGCACGTGGAGCATCTCAGGGCTGTTCTTCAAATATTGAAGGAAAAGCAACTGTATGACAAGTtatctaagtgtgaattttggctggaTCGAGTTAATTTTCTTGGGCATGTGGTCATTGCTGAGGGAATCTCTGTTGATCCCTCTAAAGTTGAAGCGGTGTTAAAGTGGTAA